The following proteins are encoded in a genomic region of Microcoleus sp. FACHB-68:
- the typA gene encoding translational GTPase TypA: protein MSLPIRNVAIIAHVDHGKTTLVDALLKQSGIFREGEEVPDCVMDSNAIERERGITILSKNTAVRYKDILINIVDTPGHADFGGEVERVLGMVDGCLLIVDANEGPMPQTRFVLKKALEKGLRPIVFVNKIDRGQADPYGAVDKVLDLFIELGADEDQCDFPYLFGSGLGGYAKKELEAEGVDMEPLFEAILDHVPPPVADPSKPLQLQVTTLDYSEYLGRIVIGRIHNGVIKAGQQAALVTETGEIVKGKITKLMGFSGLKRIDMAEASAGYIVAVAGFANANIGETITCPNEPLALPLIKVDEPTLQMTFSVNDSPFAGQEGTLVTSRQVRDRLFRELETNVALRVEETDSPDKFKVSGRGELHLGILIETMRREGYEFQVSQPQVIYREVSGQPCEPFECLVLDVPEEAVGGCIERLGQRKGEMQDMRVGGNGRTQLEFVIPARGLVGFRGEFMRLTRGDGIMNHSFLDYRPLSGDISARRNGVLISFEEGVATYYSLQNAEDRGVFFITPGTRVYKGMIVGENNRPQDLELNLCKTKQLTNHRASGGEELVQLQAPVDMSLERALEYIGPDELVEVTPQSIRLRKLSKKLARR from the coding sequence ATGAGTCTTCCCATTCGCAACGTCGCCATCATCGCCCACGTCGATCACGGCAAAACCACCCTGGTTGATGCCCTGCTTAAACAATCCGGCATCTTCCGCGAAGGGGAAGAGGTACCAGATTGCGTTATGGACTCCAACGCCATTGAACGTGAGCGCGGCATCACAATTCTCTCCAAAAATACAGCCGTCAGATATAAAGACATTCTGATCAACATCGTCGATACACCCGGACACGCCGATTTTGGCGGCGAAGTTGAGCGGGTGCTCGGCATGGTCGATGGTTGTCTGCTCATTGTGGATGCCAACGAAGGCCCAATGCCCCAAACCCGCTTCGTGCTGAAAAAAGCGCTGGAAAAGGGATTGCGCCCGATTGTCTTCGTGAATAAAATCGACCGGGGTCAGGCAGATCCCTACGGCGCGGTTGATAAAGTTTTGGATCTGTTTATCGAATTAGGCGCAGACGAGGATCAGTGTGATTTTCCTTATCTGTTCGGTTCCGGGTTAGGCGGCTACGCCAAAAAAGAGTTGGAAGCCGAAGGGGTGGATATGGAACCCCTATTCGAGGCGATTCTCGATCATGTGCCGCCACCAGTCGCTGACCCCAGCAAGCCGCTGCAATTGCAAGTCACCACCCTCGATTATTCGGAATACCTGGGGCGGATCGTAATCGGTCGCATCCATAACGGCGTGATCAAAGCCGGCCAACAAGCCGCGCTTGTTACGGAAACAGGTGAAATTGTCAAGGGTAAAATCACCAAATTGATGGGCTTTAGCGGGCTGAAGCGGATTGACATGGCAGAAGCATCCGCCGGCTATATCGTCGCAGTTGCCGGTTTTGCGAACGCCAACATTGGCGAAACCATTACCTGCCCCAACGAACCGCTAGCGCTGCCCCTAATTAAGGTCGATGAACCGACCTTGCAAATGACCTTCTCCGTCAACGACTCCCCGTTTGCCGGTCAAGAAGGCACTTTGGTCACCTCGCGGCAAGTGCGTGATCGTCTCTTCCGCGAACTCGAAACCAACGTCGCCCTGCGCGTCGAAGAAACCGACTCCCCCGACAAATTCAAGGTTTCCGGTCGCGGTGAACTGCACTTGGGCATCTTAATCGAAACCATGCGCCGCGAAGGTTACGAGTTCCAAGTTTCGCAGCCGCAAGTCATTTACCGCGAAGTCAGCGGCCAACCTTGCGAACCCTTCGAGTGCTTAGTGCTCGACGTACCCGAAGAAGCCGTTGGCGGTTGCATTGAGCGACTTGGCCAGCGCAAAGGCGAAATGCAGGATATGCGCGTTGGTGGCAACGGTCGCACCCAGCTAGAATTTGTTATCCCCGCCCGTGGCTTAGTGGGTTTCCGGGGTGAATTCATGCGCCTAACTCGCGGCGACGGCATCATGAACCACAGTTTCCTTGACTACCGGCCTCTCAGCGGCGATATTTCTGCCCGTCGGAATGGTGTGTTGATTTCCTTTGAAGAAGGCGTCGCCACCTACTACTCCTTGCAAAATGCTGAGGATCGGGGTGTATTCTTTATCACTCCCGGTACGAGGGTTTACAAAGGCATGATTGTGGGTGAAAACAACCGGCCTCAAGACCTGGAGTTGAATCTCTGCAAGACAAAGCAGTTAACCAACCACCGCGCCTCTGGTGGGGAAGAACTGGTGCAGTTGCAAGCGCCGGTGGACATGAGTTTAGAACGGGCGCTGGAATACATCGGGCCAGATGAACTGGTGGAAGTCACGCCGCAATCAATTCGCCTGCGGAAATTGAGCAAGAAGCTAGCCAGACGCTAA
- a CDS encoding hybrid sensor histidine kinase/response regulator encodes MTRILLLLEHKENRRLLAQWLESFYEVGLPDSDQQLEERFDLCLLDGPATEQWRQWLQERKASEQPVFLPVLLIVSRPEVGMATRHLWQGVDELITSPIEKVELQARVEIMLRTRQLSLELHEANKQLEELNILKSQFCSMVSHEFRNPLTVIYSCAQLLEIYDEPWHREKRIGYLRRIEDAAQGMTKLLDNVLVISRSDLEKMECYPAPLNLQEFCVALMEDMAHTNASEPSTVAKNQNRFTFVCEGQCSLVMLDRNLLQHILTNLVSNAIKYSPQDSNVCLNVVCDGAKVIFQIQDRGIGIPPESLPRLFESFHRAKNVGKTPGTGLGLSIVKRCVDLHGGEIEVASELGAGTTFTVTLPLTPFNSPSMCISTDAGGSRQE; translated from the coding sequence ATGACAAGAATTTTACTGCTCTTAGAACACAAAGAAAACCGCCGGCTGCTGGCACAGTGGCTGGAATCGTTTTACGAGGTTGGGTTACCCGATTCGGATCAACAGCTGGAAGAACGCTTTGATTTGTGCCTTTTGGACGGGCCGGCAACGGAGCAGTGGAGGCAGTGGCTGCAAGAGCGAAAAGCATCTGAGCAGCCGGTTTTTCTACCTGTTCTCCTCATCGTTTCCCGTCCAGAGGTGGGAATGGCGACTCGACATCTGTGGCAAGGCGTTGATGAGTTGATCACCAGCCCAATTGAAAAGGTAGAATTGCAAGCTCGTGTGGAAATTATGTTGCGAACCCGACAGCTTTCTTTAGAACTTCATGAAGCCAACAAGCAACTGGAAGAACTTAATATTCTTAAGTCGCAGTTTTGCTCTATGGTATCCCACGAGTTTCGCAACCCGCTTACCGTTATCTACTCTTGTGCACAGTTACTAGAAATTTACGATGAACCCTGGCATCGAGAGAAAAGAATCGGGTATTTGCGGCGAATTGAAGACGCGGCTCAAGGAATGACCAAACTTTTAGACAATGTTTTGGTTATCAGTCGTTCTGATTTGGAGAAAATGGAGTGCTACCCAGCACCGCTCAATCTCCAAGAATTCTGCGTTGCTCTGATGGAAGATATGGCGCACACCAATGCAAGCGAGCCGTCTACGGTTGCTAAGAACCAAAACCGATTTACGTTTGTTTGTGAGGGTCAGTGCAGCCTTGTCATGCTCGATAGAAACTTGCTGCAACATATCCTCACTAATTTAGTCTCAAATGCGATTAAATACTCGCCCCAAGATAGCAATGTATGCTTGAATGTTGTTTGTGATGGGGCAAAGGTGATTTTTCAAATTCAAGATCGGGGAATTGGCATTCCTCCAGAAAGTTTACCCCGATTGTTTGAGTCGTTCCATCGTGCTAAAAATGTTGGGAAGACTCCGGGTACTGGACTAGGGCTGTCAATTGTGAAAAGGTGTGTGGATTTGCACGGGGGAGAGATCGAAGTTGCAAGTGAACTGGGTGCCGGCACTACCTTTACTGTTACGCTGCCTTTGACTCCTTTCAACAGTCCTTCAATGTGCATCAGTACAGATGCCGGTGGCTCGCGCCAGGAGTAA
- a CDS encoding response regulator yields the protein MMAETPLILALDRNRRNLELLAKFLGKEGYQVLCATSLEEFEQFLERKEEIGVVLLDISGFDRSIWEHCEQLQAAQIPFLVLSPKQSAAIQQESFAHGARNMLVKPLVANQLLGLIRNLLGE from the coding sequence ATGATGGCAGAAACTCCGCTGATTTTAGCTCTTGATCGCAACCGGCGTAATTTAGAACTGCTAGCCAAATTTCTCGGAAAGGAAGGATACCAAGTTCTCTGCGCGACTAGCTTAGAAGAGTTTGAGCAATTTTTAGAGCGCAAAGAAGAAATTGGAGTGGTTTTACTAGATATTTCCGGTTTTGACCGGAGTATTTGGGAACACTGCGAGCAACTGCAAGCCGCACAAATTCCTTTTCTGGTACTTTCCCCAAAGCAAAGTGCGGCAATTCAGCAGGAGAGTTTCGCACATGGAGCACGTAATATGCTAGTAAAACCACTCGTGGCAAACCAATTACTCGGCCTCATTCGCAACCTGCTGGGTGAGTAA
- a CDS encoding ATPase domain-containing protein, whose protein sequence is MPQDRLSTGIPGLDEVLYGGLVPNRAYLVRGGPGAGKTTLGLHFLAAGVENGEKALYITLGEPAEQIRRNAEKLGVDTKSMAFLDLSPTSDFFTEVQTYDLFSPAEVEREPTTQKIIDEVESLKPDRVFLDAMTQFRFLSSDAFQFRKQVLSFMRFLLEQNATIMSTSEGSENAPDDDLQFMSDGVIHLNYAAEGRTVHVTKFRGSDFRGGRHSMRLTGGGMAVFPRLQPGAYSRDYVPEPLSSGVPELDELLHGGLERGTITIVTGPTGVGKTTLGLQFMKEAAGRGERSAVYTFEEAEETLVQRCESVNIPVSAMTKRGTLSIVPIEPMHYTPDEFARQVRREVEQKKARIVMIDSISGYRISLRGDDLVSHLHALCQYLKNMGVTVILVNEMAFVTGEFRVTEIGMSYIADNIVFLRYLEMEGEMRKAIGVLKKRLSSFEKALREIEVTRYGIKVGRPLLELRGLLSGNPEWISKKER, encoded by the coding sequence ATGCCTCAAGACCGCTTATCCACAGGGATTCCAGGTCTAGACGAAGTTCTTTATGGAGGCTTAGTCCCCAACAGAGCCTATCTAGTCCGGGGTGGCCCTGGTGCCGGCAAAACCACCCTCGGACTGCACTTTCTAGCTGCCGGTGTTGAAAATGGCGAGAAAGCTCTGTATATCACCCTGGGAGAACCCGCAGAGCAAATCCGCCGCAACGCCGAAAAGTTGGGTGTTGATACGAAAAGCATGGCTTTTCTCGATCTCAGTCCAACCTCAGACTTTTTTACTGAGGTACAGACTTACGACCTCTTTTCTCCTGCGGAGGTAGAACGAGAACCCACCACTCAAAAAATTATTGACGAAGTCGAGAGCTTAAAACCTGATCGGGTGTTTCTCGATGCCATGACTCAGTTCCGCTTCCTCTCTAGCGATGCCTTTCAGTTCCGCAAGCAAGTGCTTTCATTTATGCGCTTTCTCTTGGAACAGAACGCTACAATTATGTCCACCTCAGAAGGCAGCGAGAACGCTCCTGATGACGACCTGCAATTTATGAGTGATGGCGTTATTCACCTGAACTACGCTGCTGAAGGACGCACCGTTCACGTCACCAAATTTCGCGGATCGGACTTCCGAGGAGGCCGGCACTCAATGCGCTTGACTGGAGGCGGCATGGCGGTATTCCCCCGCTTGCAACCTGGAGCCTACAGCAGGGACTATGTACCGGAGCCACTTTCGTCTGGGGTGCCAGAACTCGACGAACTGCTGCACGGCGGATTGGAACGGGGAACCATCACCATTGTCACCGGCCCGACCGGCGTTGGCAAAACCACTCTGGGACTTCAGTTTATGAAAGAAGCTGCCGGCAGAGGCGAGCGTTCGGCAGTCTACACCTTTGAAGAAGCTGAAGAAACCCTTGTGCAGCGCTGTGAATCGGTTAATATTCCAGTCAGCGCCATGACCAAGCGGGGAACGCTTTCCATTGTCCCCATAGAGCCAATGCACTACACCCCTGACGAGTTCGCCCGTCAAGTTCGCCGGGAGGTAGAGCAGAAAAAGGCACGCATTGTTATGATTGATAGCATCTCAGGCTATCGGATTTCTCTGCGAGGCGACGACCTGGTTAGTCACCTTCATGCGCTGTGCCAATATCTAAAAAATATGGGCGTGACAGTCATCTTAGTTAACGAAATGGCCTTTGTTACGGGTGAATTTCGCGTCACTGAGATTGGAATGAGCTATATTGCTGATAACATTGTCTTCCTTCGTTATCTAGAAATGGAAGGCGAAATGCGTAAAGCAATCGGGGTACTCAAAAAACGACTGTCTTCCTTTGAGAAAGCCTTACGAGAAATTGAGGTCACACGCTATGGAATTAAAGTCGGTAGACCCCTGCTTGAACTTCGCGGTCTCCTGAGCGGTAATCCAGAATGGATTTCCAAAAAAGAGAGATAA
- a CDS encoding class I SAM-dependent methyltransferase, whose translation MDIKALFDSAAQDYDRTRRQYIPCFDDFYSTALELIPHNSQAHIKILDIGAGTGLLSGLVAAAFPQASITLSDISSQMLSKAQERFGSNRNIDYLVLDFINAPIVGNYDVVISALALHHTPQDQLKRVFQKIFGALQSGGYFINADQTLGTTPENEEKYAQAWLNGAKAKGCTDRDIEVAIERMKADKTATLQDQLNWLSEVGFVQVDCWYKNYRFAVYSGQRPA comes from the coding sequence GTGGACATCAAAGCTCTTTTCGATTCTGCCGCACAAGATTATGACCGCACTCGACGTCAATACATTCCGTGTTTTGATGATTTCTACAGCACTGCACTCGAACTCATTCCTCACAACAGTCAAGCCCACATTAAAATACTTGACATTGGCGCTGGCACGGGGCTGCTATCTGGCTTGGTTGCGGCTGCCTTTCCACAAGCCAGCATCACTTTGTCCGACATTTCATCCCAGATGTTGAGCAAGGCACAAGAGCGTTTCGGTTCAAATCGCAATATTGATTACTTGGTTTTGGATTTTATCAATGCGCCAATTGTCGGGAACTACGATGTTGTCATTTCGGCTTTGGCGCTGCATCATACACCGCAAGATCAGTTAAAAAGGGTGTTTCAAAAGATTTTTGGTGCGTTGCAAAGCGGCGGTTATTTCATTAATGCAGACCAAACTTTAGGCACCACGCCGGAGAACGAAGAAAAATATGCTCAGGCTTGGCTCAACGGCGCTAAAGCCAAAGGTTGCACTGACCGCGATATAGAAGTTGCTATCGAGCGCATGAAAGCAGATAAAACAGCTACTCTACAAGACCAACTTAATTGGTTGTCCGAAGTGGGTTTTGTTCAAGTTGACTGCTGGTATAAAAACTATCGTTTTGCCGTCTACTCCGGCCAAAGACCGGCCTGA
- a CDS encoding peptidylprolyl isomerase translates to MRTTVQNPQLPPIIAMAFPQTPLNCGETTPTGHPKSGQRVGRIHLYAVVVPSPSGMESQTFLTIDDQPISLRQAISYLRTTGDLSRTIQIILRQHLVEQQLESRAGLEIDPLRIEQAIINFRLKNGLIEPESFEEWLQTQRLSYRDFRKQLLTGMKLTQLKAEVTASKVEEYFKENKTRLDQVVLSRIVVSDQNLAEELTRQLIDDHRPFETLAREHSIGSERLMNGMMGLVMMGQLPEPIREAIEGATIGDLIGPVEVEGRYHLLRVEQWQPASLEGPLRQEIQEQMFEQWVQEHLKNKAIKLHLDESPSGLSQQRI, encoded by the coding sequence GTGCGAACAACCGTCCAAAATCCTCAATTGCCCCCTATAATTGCGATGGCTTTCCCGCAAACTCCACTCAATTGCGGGGAGACAACGCCAACCGGCCACCCGAAATCGGGGCAGAGAGTGGGTAGAATTCACCTTTACGCTGTTGTTGTGCCATCCCCATCAGGTATGGAATCCCAAACTTTCCTCACCATTGACGATCAACCGATTTCTCTGCGTCAAGCCATTAGTTACCTACGCACCACCGGCGATCTGTCGCGCACGATTCAAATTATTCTGCGGCAACATTTGGTGGAACAACAACTAGAGTCCCGCGCCGGCTTAGAAATCGATCCCCTCCGCATCGAGCAAGCGATCATTAATTTCCGGCTCAAAAATGGCTTAATTGAGCCAGAAAGCTTTGAGGAATGGCTGCAAACCCAGCGCCTCAGCTACAGGGATTTTCGTAAGCAATTGCTCACCGGCATGAAGCTTACTCAGCTCAAGGCGGAAGTGACAGCTTCCAAAGTTGAGGAATACTTTAAGGAAAATAAAACACGACTCGATCAAGTTGTTCTTTCTCGCATCGTTGTCAGCGATCAAAATTTGGCTGAGGAATTGACGCGGCAACTCATTGATGATCACCGGCCCTTTGAAACCTTAGCGAGAGAGCATTCGATTGGCAGTGAACGCCTTATGAATGGGATGATGGGGTTAGTGATGATGGGACAACTGCCAGAGCCAATTCGAGAAGCGATTGAAGGGGCGACGATTGGCGATTTAATTGGGCCGGTGGAAGTTGAAGGGCGCTATCACTTGTTGCGCGTTGAGCAATGGCAGCCGGCCTCCCTAGAAGGGCCGCTAAGACAGGAAATTCAAGAGCAAATGTTTGAGCAATGGGTGCAAGAGCATCTGAAAAATAAAGCGATTAAACTCCACCTTGATGAATCTCCCTCTGGGCTGTCACAACAGAGAATTTAA
- a CDS encoding HetZ-related protein 2 — protein sequence MKLAEQIAQDWRLRLANDCPNYATSTHESIICWLVGENVARFEILTLPELALAQQAMDFRYRILRQRYLGVTPAQAYRHLIQRLGSLVLLRQKIRTWVALSRDRQRSVVDVVQEVIQEMLQGDRYMQQQISWIAQCTQEARLRNALVLATTEEYCMRPVRNQPLLVYRFVNYLRRCQRGGLTQVPADELIRLVSEEVSPSDTEGSISLLDVQASVQHQEVQAWEEQHLLRTSVQREFETYLAENVGPMGVQWLRLYLQGRSQDAIAQELKLPVKQVYRLREKISYHAIRVFALKIQPELVASWLETSLSEHSLGLTSAQWQQYLNSLTAVQRQLLELLKAGDSIHAIAEALKLKPNQVIGEWTKLYIAAQMLRNVS from the coding sequence ATGAAACTGGCTGAACAAATAGCACAAGATTGGCGATTACGACTGGCGAATGACTGCCCAAACTATGCCACAAGCACCCATGAAAGTATTATCTGTTGGTTAGTGGGTGAAAATGTAGCGCGATTTGAAATCTTAACTCTGCCCGAACTGGCTCTGGCTCAGCAAGCGATGGATTTCCGCTACCGGATTTTGCGCCAGCGCTATCTGGGAGTCACACCGGCTCAGGCATACCGGCATCTCATCCAGCGCTTAGGCAGTTTGGTGCTGCTACGCCAAAAAATTCGCACTTGGGTGGCGCTCAGTCGTGATCGTCAGCGCTCGGTGGTGGATGTGGTGCAAGAGGTTATTCAAGAAATGTTGCAGGGTGATCGCTATATGCAGCAGCAAATTTCTTGGATCGCTCAGTGTACCCAAGAGGCACGTCTGCGTAATGCACTGGTACTCGCGACTACCGAAGAGTATTGTATGCGACCTGTTCGCAACCAACCGCTGCTTGTCTACCGATTTGTTAATTATCTGCGCCGGTGCCAACGCGGCGGCTTAACCCAAGTGCCGGCAGATGAATTGATCCGGCTTGTGTCTGAAGAAGTTTCTCCCTCTGACACAGAGGGTTCTATCAGTTTGTTAGATGTGCAGGCAAGTGTTCAACATCAAGAGGTGCAAGCTTGGGAAGAACAACATCTGCTACGAACCTCTGTTCAGCGAGAGTTTGAAACTTATTTAGCAGAAAATGTCGGCCCAATGGGGGTTCAGTGGCTCAGACTCTATTTGCAGGGTCGTTCTCAAGATGCGATCGCTCAGGAGTTAAAGCTGCCGGTGAAGCAAGTCTACCGGCTGCGAGAAAAAATTAGCTACCATGCGATTCGGGTTTTTGCACTCAAAATTCAGCCTGAGTTGGTGGCGAGTTGGTTAGAGACTTCTTTAAGTGAACACAGTCTGGGTTTAACCTCGGCACAGTGGCAGCAATATTTAAACAGTCTGACTGCAGTGCAGCGCCAATTGCTGGAGTTGCTGAAAGCCGGCGACTCGATTCATGCGATTGCGGAGGCTTTGAAGCTTAAACCTAATCAGGTGATCGGTGAGTGGACTAAGCTATATATTGCGGCTCAAATGCTGCGGAATGTGTCTTAA
- a CDS encoding PAM68 family protein, protein MSSESPRDRLPFEPAKNRKKPDKNSPTTAPAAEKADKKRPVSRDETAIPEVVSKRMATRMALFCGIPSFLGMFTFVVSYWIVTNKLFELPNVAVVLVSMGFFGLGVLGLTYGVISASWDEEIPGSKLGWSEFTTNFGRMTEAWRSARKKT, encoded by the coding sequence ATGTCATCAGAATCCCCACGGGATCGCCTCCCGTTTGAGCCGGCTAAAAATCGCAAAAAACCGGATAAAAACAGCCCAACCACAGCACCCGCCGCTGAAAAAGCTGACAAAAAGCGTCCGGTTTCTAGGGACGAAACGGCCATCCCAGAGGTGGTGAGCAAACGGATGGCCACTCGCATGGCTCTATTTTGTGGCATCCCGTCCTTCTTAGGGATGTTCACATTTGTTGTCAGCTATTGGATTGTCACGAATAAATTGTTTGAGTTGCCCAATGTAGCCGTTGTGTTAGTGAGCATGGGCTTCTTTGGCTTAGGCGTCTTGGGGCTAACTTACGGAGTAATCTCCGCCTCTTGGGATGAGGAAATACCGGGAAGCAAGTTAGGCTGGAGCGAGTTTACAACGAATTTTGGACGCATGACCGAGGCTTGGCGCTCAGCCCGGAAAAAAACTTGA